The window TTTAGAAGTTACAGAAAGATGAGACATGAAGAATAAGTTGTCACTAATCCTGCTCATAGTATCCCTCTGTCTTAATGCAGGCGCCCTTGTGACTTTCGGTTTTCTCGTCTTGCGCAAGGAACCTGCAGAAGCGAGCGGTGATTTCAGAAGGTGCCGCCAGGGGCTAAACAAGGCAGAGCTTGATCAAGTAGATTCTCTTGAGAGAAATGTCTTCGAAAAAAGCAATCCGATTCGGATGCAACTATATCAGAAAAGGCAGGAACTACTGGCCCTCCTCAAGGAACCTGTGCTCGATACACTCAAGAGAAATTCTCTCATAAAGGAAATAGCCGAACTGCAGGTCCGGCTTGAAACCATATCTTTCGACCATCTTAGCGATTTGAAAGCAGCACTTCCTGCAGAAAACAGGGAGAAGTTTATTCAATTCGTCGAAGAATGTTTTTGCAGTAACTCCGATTCCTGCTGTCCTGGAGAATCGGGTAACAATTGTCAACATAAGGAGAAATGAAGTATGAAAAACAATAAACCGCTTTTTGCGGCTTTTGCCGTAATGGCTGTAATCCTTGCAGTTATGTCGCCCGTATATGCGGCACCCAGCCAGAACGCTGCCGTCACCCTTGCCCTCATTGCAGCGAAAGGCTGCGTAGAAGGTTGCACTTCAGTATGCAACTGTTCGGAAACTGGTGCGTGCGATTGCGAAGACTGCAATTGCGTGAACTGTTCATGCGGGAACTGTGCAACAATTTCATCCTCTTCTGTAGCCAAAGCCTGTGATTGTACAGACTGTTCGTGTGAA is drawn from bacterium and contains these coding sequences:
- a CDS encoding periplasmic heavy metal sensor, which produces MKNKLSLILLIVSLCLNAGALVTFGFLVLRKEPAEASGDFRRCRQGLNKAELDQVDSLERNVFEKSNPIRMQLYQKRQELLALLKEPVLDTLKRNSLIKEIAELQVRLETISFDHLSDLKAALPAENREKFIQFVEECFCSNSDSCCPGESGNNCQHKEK